The Argonema galeatum A003/A1 genome contains the following window.
AAACATTGTAGAGACGTTTCATGAAACGTCTCTACAGCCTAGAGACATAAAGGGGGTAATCGTTGCGGATTTGGTATTAGTCGTCTAGGCAAGCGGATTTGGTATAATCCAAAATCCAAAATCTAAAATCCAAAATCTAAAATCCTTTCATCCAAAATCGGCCTATGCCTAAGTATGTGTTGTGGGGAAGTTATTGCGAGGATGTCCTAGAAAAACGAGCACCTTACCGCCAAGCTCATTTAGATGGACTTGCCGTCCAAAAACAATCTGGTGTCCTGATTACGATCGGCCCCACCAAGGATTTGACCAAAGTCTTCGGTATTTACGAAGCACCAGACGAAGCTACCGTCCGCCAGTTGATTGAAGCCGATCCATATTGGCAAAACGGCATCTGGACGGAATACGAAGTGCGGGAGTGGATTCAAGGAATTTGAAAATATTATAAGTAGGTGGGCATAATTAAACGTAAAACTGCCGCGCCCTTAGAAACCCGGTTTCTGAGTGTTCAGTTTATTTATGCCGTGCCCCTACAGCATAATTGACTAATGTTCCATAAATGAACATGATTGTAGGGGCACGGCATAATTAAAATCTTGGTATAACCGAC
Protein-coding sequences here:
- a CDS encoding YciI family protein, producing the protein MPKYVLWGSYCEDVLEKRAPYRQAHLDGLAVQKQSGVLITIGPTKDLTKVFGIYEAPDEATVRQLIEADPYWQNGIWTEYEVREWIQGI